In Felis catus isolate Fca126 chromosome A3, F.catus_Fca126_mat1.0, whole genome shotgun sequence, a single genomic region encodes these proteins:
- the COL20A1 gene encoding collagen alpha-1(XX) chain isoform X11 — MVHDLVSHRRCATSALVCPHLGVCLWLWLGVAVGLGQRQESGRLRLAVLPEDRLQMKWSESEGSSLGYLVQVKPMAGDAEQDVMLTTKAPKATVGGLSPSKGYTVQIFRLTGSGTTLLAQREFVIEELKRPLRAAPEPTPSHEGSPAPEPPVASFPSQDPPTLGSSRWDEGLLSEEQRPPRGPGGKAPSQPTKDLERQSHPRAPEGKTEKPASPQFRCTPPTPVDMIFLVDGSWSIGHSHFQQVKDFLASVIEPFDIGPDKVQVGLTQYSGDPQTEWDLSTFGAKEDVLAAVRSLRYKGGNTFTGLALSHVLEQNLRPGAGPRPEAATVVILVTDGKSQDDARAAGRALKDLGVDIFAVGVKNADEAELQLLASRPLDITVHNVQDFPQLGTLAGLLSRLVCQKVQGRSRAPVTSTAGSPSSPDTLFTPTSLVVTQVTSSSVHLSWTPAPQLPLKYRIVWQPSRGGAPREVVVEGPASSAELHNLTAGTQYLVSVLPVLRAGFGEGLRRLVTTAPLPPPQALALAAVTPRTIRLTWQPSAGATRYLVRCLSASAKGREEGREVRVGQPEVLLDGLEPGRDYDVWVQSLRGAEASEARGIRARTSTLAPPGHLSFSDVSHDSARVSWEGVSKPVRLFRISFASSDGSHSGEVEAPGNATSATVGPLSSSTAYSVRVTCLYPGGSSSVLTGRLTTRKVPSPSQLSVTELPGDEVRLEWTAAAASGVLVYQIKWTPLGDGKAHEISVPGHRDVAVLPGLRSHLEYEITILAYYRDGARSDPVSLRYTPPHRSPPSDLALASKSPDSLQVSWTPPSGHVLHYRLTYAPASGSGPEKSISVPGLSNHVTLPNLLAASKYRVLVSAVYGAGESRTVSAIGHTAACPALSPDGSLSGFDLMAAFGLVEKEYASIRGVAMEPSAFGRARTFTLFKDAQLTRRASPQHALGAPALAQNPSEHSPPNKLSDVHLAALPPEHTVVFLLRLLPETPRETFALWQMTAEHSQPVLGVLLDAGRKSLTYFNHDPRATLQEVTFDLPEVRRIFFGSFHKVHVAVGRSKVRLYVDCRKVAERPMGEAGSPPVTGFVMLGRLAKARGPRSSSATFQLQTLQIVCNDSWAEEDMCCELPASKDGETCPAFSSSCACSSQTPGPPGPQGPPGLPGRNGVPGEQGFPGPRGPPGVKGEKGDHGAPGLQGHPGHQGPPGKVGLQGPKGFQGTAGARGSGGQRGLPGPVGLTGLPGPKGERGEKGEPQSLATIYQLVNQACESAIQTHVLKFHHESARPPRPILQALGHPSSHGEAWLPGRGGRDGPHPEDGGEPGALGQRSSPRLKGSEPPGPLGGTGRPPCCPE; from the exons gggacGCGGAGCAGGATGTGATGCTGACCACGAAGGCCCCCAAGGCCACGGTGGGGGGCCTGAGCCCCTCCAAGGGCTACACCGTGCAGATCTTCCGGCTTACTGGCTCAGGGACCACCCTGCTGGCACAGAGGGAGTTTGTGA TAGAGGAGCTGAAGAGGCCCCTGAGGGCAGCCCCGGAGCCCACGCCCTCCCACGAGGGGAGCCCAGCCCCGGAGCCCCCAGTCGCCTCATTCCCAAGCCAAGACCCGCCCACTCTTGGCAGCTCCCGGTGGGATGAGG GACTGCTCAGTGAGGAGCAGCGCCCGCCCAGGGGCCCCGGGGGCAAGGCCCCTTCTCAGCCCACCAAAGACCTGGAGAGgcagagccaccccagggccccTGAGGGAAAGACCGAGAAGCCAG ccagcccccagTTCCGCTGCACACCCCCTACACCTGTGGACATGATCTTCCTGGTGGACGGGTCCTGGAGTATCGGCCACAGCCACTTCCAGCAGGTCAAAGATTTCCTGGCCAGCGTCATTGAGCCCTTTGACATCGGGCCGGATAAAGTCCAAGTCG GCCTGACTCAGTACAGTGGAGACCCCCAGACTGAGTGGGATCTCAGCACCTTCGGCGCCAAGGAGGACGTGCTGGCCGCTGTCCGCAGCCTCCGCTACAAAGGGGGAAACACGTTCACAG GCCTGGCCCTGTCACACGTGCTGGAGCAGAACCTGCGGCCGGGAGCGGGACCCCGTCCAGAGGCGGCCACGGTGGTGATTCTGGTGACGGACGGCAAGTCCCAAGATGATGCCCGTGCCGCTGGCCGTGCCCTCAAGGACCTGGGTGTTGACATCTTTGCTGTGG GCGTGAAGAACGCGGACGAGGCCGAGTTACAGCTCCTGGCGTCCCGGCCGCTGGACATCACCGTCCACAATGTGCAAGACTTCCCCCAGCTGGGCACCTTGGCCGGCTTGCTCAGCCGCCTCGTCTGCCAGAAGGTCCAGGGCAGGAGCAGGGCCCCGG TTACATCGACAGCgggcagcccctcctccccggACACCCTCTTCACTCCCACCAGCCTGGTCGTGACCCAGGTGACCTCCTCCAGCGTCCACCTGTCCTGGACTCCggccccccagctgcccctcaagTATCGGATCGTGTGGCAGCCTTCCAGGGGTGGCGCCCCCAGGGAG GTTGTGGTGGAGGGGCCCGCCTCGTCCGCGGAGCTTCACAACCTGACGGCCGGCACGCAGTACTTGGTGTCTGTGCTCCCTGTCCTCCGGGCTGGGTTCGGAGAGGGCCTGAGGCGCCTCGTGACCACAG CGCCTCTGCCTCCGCCCCAGGCGCTGGCCCTGGCCGCAGTGACACCCAGGACCATCCGCCTCACCTGGCAGCCGTCGGCCGGGGCCACACGGTACCTGGTGCGGTGCCTGTCGGCCTCCGCCAAGGGccgagaggaggggagagag GTGCGGGTGGGGCAGCCCGAGGTGCTGCTGGACGGCCTGGAGCCCGGCAGGGACTATGATGTCTGGGTACAGAGCCTGCGAGGGGCCGAGGCCAGTGAGGCTCGGGGCATCCGCGCCAGGACCT CCACCCTCGCGCCCCCCGGACACCTCAGCTTCTCGGATGTGAGTCACGACTCAGCCCGTGTTTCCTGGGAGGGCGTCTCGAAGCCCGTGCGTCTGTTCAGGATCAGCTTTGCCTCCAGTGACGGCAGCCATTCAGGGGAG GTGGAGGCTCCCGGCAACGCCACCTCGGCCACCGTGggccctctgtcctcctccactGCGTATTCTGTCCGCGTCACCTGCCTCTACCCCGGGGGCAGTTCCTCCGTGCTGACCGGCCGCCTGACTACGC GCAAAGTCCCCAGCCCGAGCCAGCTCTCGGTGACAGAGCTCCCTGGGGACGAGGTTCGACTGGAGTGGACGGCCGCAGCGGCTTCCGGCGTCCTTGTGTACCAGATCAAGTGGACGCCCCTGGGAGACGGGAAGGCCCACGAG ATCTCTGTCCCAGGGCACCGGGACGTGGCAGTCCTGCCTGGCCTACGAAGCCACTTGGAGTATGAGATCACCATCCTGGCCTACTACAGGGATGGGGCCCGCAGCGACCCGGTGTCCCTCCGCTACACCCCCC CGCACCGGAGCCCGCCCTCTGACCTGGCCCTGGCGTCCAAGTCACCCGACAGCCTGCAAGTCAGCTGGACACCTCCGAGCGGCCACGTCCTCCACTACCGGCTCACCTATGCGCCAGCCTCGGGCTCGGGGCCCGAGAAGTCG atCTCTGTTCCAGGACTCAGCAATCACGTGACGCTCCCCAACCTGCTGGCGGCCAGCAAGTACAGGGTCCTGGTCTCCGCGGTCTATGGAGCGGGGGAGAGCAGGACTGTGTCTGCCATAGGCCACACGG CAGCCTGCCCCGCCCTCAGCCCAGATGGCTCCCTCTCAG GCTTTGACCTCATGGCGGCCTTTGGTCTGGTGGAAAAGGAGTATGCGTCCATCCGCGGCGTCGCCATGGAGCCCTCGGCATTCGGCCGCGCCAGGACCTTCACACTCTTCAAGGATGCCCAGCTGACGCGCCGGGCCAG CCCTCAGCATGCCCTGGGAGCCCCAGCACTGGCACAGAACCCCTCTGAGCACTCCCCTCCCAACAAGCTCAG TGACGTCCACCTGGCCGCCCTCCCACCGGAACACACGGTTGTCTTCCTCCTGCGTCTGCTGCCCGAGACACCCCGCGAGACCTTTGCGCTGTGGCAGATGACGGCCGAGCACTCCCAGCCCGTCCTGGGGGTCTTGCTGGATG ccgGCAGGAAGTCTCTGACCTACTTCAACCACGACCCCAGGGCCACCTTGCAAGAGGTCACCTTTGACCTGCCCGAAGTGAGGAGGATATTCTTTGGAAGCTTCCACAAG GTGCATGTGGCTGTGGGCCGCTCCAAGGTCAGGCTCTATGTGGACTGCCGGAAGGTCGCTGAGAGGCCCATGGGGGAGGCAGGCAGCCCACCTGTTACTGGCTTCGTCATGCTGGGACGGTTGGCCAAGGCCCGCGGGCCCCGGAGCAGTTCAGCCACG TTCCAGCTCCAGACGCTGCAGATCGTGTGCAATGACTCCTGGGCGGAGGAAGACATGTGCTGTGAGCTCCCTGCATCG AAGGATGGAGAGACCTGccctgccttctcttcctcttgtgCCTGTTCCTCGCAGACCCCGGGGCCCCCGGGGCCCCAGGGACCTCCG GGCCTCCCCGGAAGGAACGGAGTCCCAGGAGAACAGGGCTTCCCAGGCCCCAGG GGTCCACCAGGGGTCAAAGGAGAGAAGGGGGACCACGGAGCCCCGGGCTTGCAG GGCCATCCTGGTCACCAGGGCCCTCCCGGGAAGGTCGGCCTCCAGGGACCTAAG GGCTTCCAGGGCACGGCGGGGGCCAGGGGCTCCGGAGGGCAGAGAGGACTCCCGGGGCCTGTGGGGCTCACG GGGCTGCCGGGGCCCAAAGGGGAGCGAGGAGAGAAG GGGGAGCCGCAGTCCCTGGCCACCATCTACCAGCTCGTGAACCAGGCCTGCGAGTCTGCCATCCAGA CTCACGTGCTGAAGTTCCACCATGAGAGCGCCAGGCCCCCCAGGCCCATCTTGCAGGCCCTCGGACACCCCAGCTCTCACGGTGAGGCCTGGCTCCCTGGAAGAGGAGGACGAGACGGCCCCCACCCTGAGGACGGAG GTGAGCCCGGCGCCCTTGGTCAGAGGAGCAGCCCTCGGCTGAAAGGGAGTGAGCCTCCCGGACCCCTGGGGGGAACGG GACGGCCCCCGTGCTGCCCGGAGtga
- the COL20A1 gene encoding collagen alpha-1(XX) chain isoform X10: protein MVHDLVSHRRCATSALVCPHLGVCLWLWLGVAVGLGQRQESGRLRLAVLPEDRLQMKWSESEGSSLGYLVQVKPMAGDAEQDVMLTTKAPKATVGGLSPSKGYTVQIFRLTGSGTTLLAQREFVIEELKRPLRAAPEPTPSHEGSPAPEPPVASFPSQDPPTLGSSRWDEASPQFRCTPPTPVDMIFLVDGSWSIGHSHFQQVKDFLASVIEPFDIGPDKVQVGLTQYSGDPQTEWDLSTFGAKEDVLAAVRSLRYKGGNTFTGLALSHVLEQNLRPGAGPRPEAATVVILVTDGKSQDDARAAGRALKDLGVDIFAVGVKNADEAELQLLASRPLDITVHNVQDFPQLGTLAGLLSRLVCQKVQGRSRAPVTSTAGSPSSPDTLFTPTSLVVTQVTSSSVHLSWTPAPQLPLKYRIVWQPSRGGAPREVVVEGPASSAELHNLTAGTQYLVSVLPVLRAGFGEGLRRLVTTAPLPPPQALALAAVTPRTIRLTWQPSAGATRYLVRCLSASAKGREEGREVRVGQPEVLLDGLEPGRDYDVWVQSLRGAEASEARGIRARTSTLAPPGHLSFSDVSHDSARVSWEGVSKPVRLFRISFASSDGSHSGEVEAPGNATSATVGPLSSSTAYSVRVTCLYPGGSSSVLTGRLTTRKVPSPSQLSVTELPGDEVRLEWTAAAASGVLVYQIKWTPLGDGKAHEISVPGHRDVAVLPGLRSHLEYEITILAYYRDGARSDPVSLRYTPPHRSPPSDLALASKSPDSLQVSWTPPSGHVLHYRLTYAPASGSGPEKSISVPGLSNHVTLPNLLAASKYRVLVSAVYGAGESRTVSAIGHTAACPALSPDGSLSGFDLMAAFGLVEKEYASIRGVAMEPSAFGRARTFTLFKDAQLTRRASPQHALGAPALAQNPSEHSPPNKLSDVHLAALPPEHTVVFLLRLLPETPRETFALWQMTAEHSQPVLGVLLDAGRKSLTYFNHDPRATLQEVTFDLPEVRRIFFGSFHKVHVAVGRSKVRLYVDCRKVAERPMGEAGSPPVTGFVMLGRLAKARGPRSSSATFQLQTLQIVCNDSWAEEDMCCELPASKDGETCPAFSSSCACSSQTPGPPGPQGPPGLPGRNGVPGEQGFPGPRGEPGPPGQTGPEGPGGQQGSPGTQGRTVQGPVGPPGVKGEKGDHGAPGLQGHPGHQGPPGKVGLQGPKGMRGLEGSAGLPGPPGPRVGPPERLPPVPRAEQGFQGTAGARGSGGQRGLPGPVGLTGLPGPKGERGEKGEPQSLATIYQLVNQACESAIQTHVLKFHHESARPPRPILQALGHPSSHGEAWLPGRGGRDGPHPEDGGEPGALGQRSSPRLKGSEPPGPLGGTGRPPCCPE, encoded by the exons gggacGCGGAGCAGGATGTGATGCTGACCACGAAGGCCCCCAAGGCCACGGTGGGGGGCCTGAGCCCCTCCAAGGGCTACACCGTGCAGATCTTCCGGCTTACTGGCTCAGGGACCACCCTGCTGGCACAGAGGGAGTTTGTGA TAGAGGAGCTGAAGAGGCCCCTGAGGGCAGCCCCGGAGCCCACGCCCTCCCACGAGGGGAGCCCAGCCCCGGAGCCCCCAGTCGCCTCATTCCCAAGCCAAGACCCGCCCACTCTTGGCAGCTCCCGGTGGGATGAGG ccagcccccagTTCCGCTGCACACCCCCTACACCTGTGGACATGATCTTCCTGGTGGACGGGTCCTGGAGTATCGGCCACAGCCACTTCCAGCAGGTCAAAGATTTCCTGGCCAGCGTCATTGAGCCCTTTGACATCGGGCCGGATAAAGTCCAAGTCG GCCTGACTCAGTACAGTGGAGACCCCCAGACTGAGTGGGATCTCAGCACCTTCGGCGCCAAGGAGGACGTGCTGGCCGCTGTCCGCAGCCTCCGCTACAAAGGGGGAAACACGTTCACAG GCCTGGCCCTGTCACACGTGCTGGAGCAGAACCTGCGGCCGGGAGCGGGACCCCGTCCAGAGGCGGCCACGGTGGTGATTCTGGTGACGGACGGCAAGTCCCAAGATGATGCCCGTGCCGCTGGCCGTGCCCTCAAGGACCTGGGTGTTGACATCTTTGCTGTGG GCGTGAAGAACGCGGACGAGGCCGAGTTACAGCTCCTGGCGTCCCGGCCGCTGGACATCACCGTCCACAATGTGCAAGACTTCCCCCAGCTGGGCACCTTGGCCGGCTTGCTCAGCCGCCTCGTCTGCCAGAAGGTCCAGGGCAGGAGCAGGGCCCCGG TTACATCGACAGCgggcagcccctcctccccggACACCCTCTTCACTCCCACCAGCCTGGTCGTGACCCAGGTGACCTCCTCCAGCGTCCACCTGTCCTGGACTCCggccccccagctgcccctcaagTATCGGATCGTGTGGCAGCCTTCCAGGGGTGGCGCCCCCAGGGAG GTTGTGGTGGAGGGGCCCGCCTCGTCCGCGGAGCTTCACAACCTGACGGCCGGCACGCAGTACTTGGTGTCTGTGCTCCCTGTCCTCCGGGCTGGGTTCGGAGAGGGCCTGAGGCGCCTCGTGACCACAG CGCCTCTGCCTCCGCCCCAGGCGCTGGCCCTGGCCGCAGTGACACCCAGGACCATCCGCCTCACCTGGCAGCCGTCGGCCGGGGCCACACGGTACCTGGTGCGGTGCCTGTCGGCCTCCGCCAAGGGccgagaggaggggagagag GTGCGGGTGGGGCAGCCCGAGGTGCTGCTGGACGGCCTGGAGCCCGGCAGGGACTATGATGTCTGGGTACAGAGCCTGCGAGGGGCCGAGGCCAGTGAGGCTCGGGGCATCCGCGCCAGGACCT CCACCCTCGCGCCCCCCGGACACCTCAGCTTCTCGGATGTGAGTCACGACTCAGCCCGTGTTTCCTGGGAGGGCGTCTCGAAGCCCGTGCGTCTGTTCAGGATCAGCTTTGCCTCCAGTGACGGCAGCCATTCAGGGGAG GTGGAGGCTCCCGGCAACGCCACCTCGGCCACCGTGggccctctgtcctcctccactGCGTATTCTGTCCGCGTCACCTGCCTCTACCCCGGGGGCAGTTCCTCCGTGCTGACCGGCCGCCTGACTACGC GCAAAGTCCCCAGCCCGAGCCAGCTCTCGGTGACAGAGCTCCCTGGGGACGAGGTTCGACTGGAGTGGACGGCCGCAGCGGCTTCCGGCGTCCTTGTGTACCAGATCAAGTGGACGCCCCTGGGAGACGGGAAGGCCCACGAG ATCTCTGTCCCAGGGCACCGGGACGTGGCAGTCCTGCCTGGCCTACGAAGCCACTTGGAGTATGAGATCACCATCCTGGCCTACTACAGGGATGGGGCCCGCAGCGACCCGGTGTCCCTCCGCTACACCCCCC CGCACCGGAGCCCGCCCTCTGACCTGGCCCTGGCGTCCAAGTCACCCGACAGCCTGCAAGTCAGCTGGACACCTCCGAGCGGCCACGTCCTCCACTACCGGCTCACCTATGCGCCAGCCTCGGGCTCGGGGCCCGAGAAGTCG atCTCTGTTCCAGGACTCAGCAATCACGTGACGCTCCCCAACCTGCTGGCGGCCAGCAAGTACAGGGTCCTGGTCTCCGCGGTCTATGGAGCGGGGGAGAGCAGGACTGTGTCTGCCATAGGCCACACGG CAGCCTGCCCCGCCCTCAGCCCAGATGGCTCCCTCTCAG GCTTTGACCTCATGGCGGCCTTTGGTCTGGTGGAAAAGGAGTATGCGTCCATCCGCGGCGTCGCCATGGAGCCCTCGGCATTCGGCCGCGCCAGGACCTTCACACTCTTCAAGGATGCCCAGCTGACGCGCCGGGCCAG CCCTCAGCATGCCCTGGGAGCCCCAGCACTGGCACAGAACCCCTCTGAGCACTCCCCTCCCAACAAGCTCAG TGACGTCCACCTGGCCGCCCTCCCACCGGAACACACGGTTGTCTTCCTCCTGCGTCTGCTGCCCGAGACACCCCGCGAGACCTTTGCGCTGTGGCAGATGACGGCCGAGCACTCCCAGCCCGTCCTGGGGGTCTTGCTGGATG ccgGCAGGAAGTCTCTGACCTACTTCAACCACGACCCCAGGGCCACCTTGCAAGAGGTCACCTTTGACCTGCCCGAAGTGAGGAGGATATTCTTTGGAAGCTTCCACAAG GTGCATGTGGCTGTGGGCCGCTCCAAGGTCAGGCTCTATGTGGACTGCCGGAAGGTCGCTGAGAGGCCCATGGGGGAGGCAGGCAGCCCACCTGTTACTGGCTTCGTCATGCTGGGACGGTTGGCCAAGGCCCGCGGGCCCCGGAGCAGTTCAGCCACG TTCCAGCTCCAGACGCTGCAGATCGTGTGCAATGACTCCTGGGCGGAGGAAGACATGTGCTGTGAGCTCCCTGCATCG AAGGATGGAGAGACCTGccctgccttctcttcctcttgtgCCTGTTCCTCGCAGACCCCGGGGCCCCCGGGGCCCCAGGGACCTCCG GGCCTCCCCGGAAGGAACGGAGTCCCAGGAGAACAGGGCTTCCCAGGCCCCAGG GGAGAGCCCGGGCCACCTGGACAGACGGGACCTGAGGGTCCTGGGGGTCAGCAGGGGTCGCCAGGGACCCAGGGCCGAACCGTGCAGGGGCCTGTG GGTCCACCAGGGGTCAAAGGAGAGAAGGGGGACCACGGAGCCCCGGGCTTGCAG GGCCATCCTGGTCACCAGGGCCCTCCCGGGAAGGTCGGCCTCCAGGGACCTAAG ggaATGAGGGGTCTGGAGGGGAGTGCTGGCCTGCCTGGACCTCCGGGCCCGAGGGTAGGTCCTCCTGAGAGGCTCCCCCCGGTTCCTAGGGCTGAACAG GGCTTCCAGGGCACGGCGGGGGCCAGGGGCTCCGGAGGGCAGAGAGGACTCCCGGGGCCTGTGGGGCTCACG GGGCTGCCGGGGCCCAAAGGGGAGCGAGGAGAGAAG GGGGAGCCGCAGTCCCTGGCCACCATCTACCAGCTCGTGAACCAGGCCTGCGAGTCTGCCATCCAGA CTCACGTGCTGAAGTTCCACCATGAGAGCGCCAGGCCCCCCAGGCCCATCTTGCAGGCCCTCGGACACCCCAGCTCTCACGGTGAGGCCTGGCTCCCTGGAAGAGGAGGACGAGACGGCCCCCACCCTGAGGACGGAG GTGAGCCCGGCGCCCTTGGTCAGAGGAGCAGCCCTCGGCTGAAAGGGAGTGAGCCTCCCGGACCCCTGGGGGGAACGG GACGGCCCCCGTGCTGCCCGGAGtga